One region of Phoenix dactylifera cultivar Barhee BC4 unplaced genomic scaffold, palm_55x_up_171113_PBpolish2nd_filt_p 000294F, whole genome shotgun sequence genomic DNA includes:
- the LOC103724016 gene encoding equilibrative nucleotide transporter 3-like, protein MNPKISDLVFFGFWSCPHWVFSRYHPTRVLTLIYQPFALAPHAILAYHEAKLDRRNRKDGYALFVLSSLLVIAADVATSGKGGIGDFIVICTIAGAFGVADAHIQGGMIGDLSLMCPKFIQVGHWQMASYLLFLNFLYALLLTAAYNLWAS, encoded by the exons ATGAACCCCAAAATTTCGGATCTTGTCTTCTTTGGATTTTGGAGCTGTCCCCATTGGGTTTTCTCT AGGTACCACCCGACAAGAGTATTGACACTTATTTATCAACCTTTTGCCCTTGCACCACATGCCATACTAGCATATCATGAAGCAAAACTTGACAGGAGAAACCGCAAAGATGGATATGCTCTGTTCGTTTTAAGTTCTCTCCTAGTAATTGCGGCAG ATGTTGCAACATCTGGAAAAGGTGGGATTGGAGACTTTATTGTTATATGCACCATTGCTGGAGCATTTGGAGTTGCTGATGCCCACATTCAAGGGGGGATGATTGGTGATTTGTCCTTGATGTGCCCGAAATTTATTCAAGTTGGACATTGGCAAATGGCATCCTACTTactctttttaaatttttt GTATGCGCTTCTCTTGACTGCGGCGTATAATTTGTGGGCCTCATAG